ATAAACCCATGAAAGCCATGAAACGTTTTAATTTCCAAAAGCGGCTCTCTTTTTTGCTCTAGTGAGTTTATTAAACAGTCTACATCAAATGTTTGCTCCTCAGCGGAAAAAATAAGAAGAGTTGGACACACAGGACGTCTATTTATATAGTCTCTAATGCGCGATCCGTAACAGCCAATCACGAAGTCACACAAATTGTTTTCACTGCATAGCCACGATATTGTGGCTCCTACACTAAATCCTATGACCCCTACTTCTTCATATTCTTGCTTTAGCTGAATTAACATGTTATTGATTTGTCTTGAACCCTCATCAATACCGATGTTTTGAACAAAGTTTTGATAAGCCATGTCCTCTTCTTCATAACGATAAGGAACGTCTTTGGATAATAAGTTAGGACAGATAATATCTGCCTCTAACTTAGACAATTTCTCTTTCATAAACTTCATATGATCGTTTACACCGTATATTTCATGAATTAATAAAATTGCTTTATTTGATTTTTCCATACCTTTTTACAAAACAGTCGTTTCCCTTGTCAGTTCACGATGCAATACGTCTCCCATGCGCTTCATGCCTTCAACGATTTGTTCAGCAGACATATTCGAGTAATTCAAGCGCAGCGCGTTGTTTCTTGTACCGTTTGGAAAGAAAGGAGTTCCCGGCACGCAGGCTACGTTATTTTTTAGACATTCTGAAAAGATATGTGCTGAATCGATTCCTTGGGGCAGCTCTACCCAAATAAACAATCCGCCTTCTGGCTTACTGTAAGACAAATTCTCCGGGAAAAATTCTTCAATGCACGATAACATTTGCGTACATCGCTCTTTATATACGGCTTTAATTTTTTGAATGTGCACTTCGATATCGTAAAGCTCCATGTACTTAGCCGTTACGCGCTGAGCAAAGTTGTCCGTATGCAAGTCAGCCACTTGCTTAAACGCTACGTACTTATCAATGAAAGCTTCGTCTGCACACACCCAGCCGATTCGAAGACCTGGTGCAAAGATTTTAGAGAATGTGCTGATGTAAATAACTCTGCCTTCTGTATCAAAATGCTTGACGGGCGGAAGGGTTTCTCCTGCAAATCGTACGCCTCCGTATGGATTGTCTTCTACAATCAGCACGTCGTATGCATTCGCAAGCTCGATCATTCGCTGACGTCTTTCTCGCGTTAAGGTGCGTCCTGTAGGGTTTTGAAAATCTGGAATTGTATAGATAAATTTAGCATGCGGATTTTCTCGAAGTTTTTTCTCCAGCTCTTCCATAATCATTCCGTCTTCGTCCATATCTACTTCTACAAACGTTGCATTGTAAGATTTGAAGACGTTTATGGCTGCTAGGTACGTTGGACTTTCACAGATTACCACGTCTCCGTCATTAAGAAACAGTCTTCCTGTAAGATCGATTGCCTGCTGAGATCCGGACGTAATTAAAATGTTCGAAACAGTGGACTCGATGCCAATATGCTTCATTCGTGTAGAGATGGCTTCTCGCAAAGGAATATACCCTTCAGTTGTACTGTATTGAAGCGAAGCGGCTCCGTCTTCATTTAATACGGCGCGGCACGCCTCGTTCATTGCTTCAACGGGAAACAGTTCTGGAGCCGGAAGTCCTCCTGCAAACGAAATGACTTCTGGTCGTTCCGTGACTTTTAAGATTTCGCGCGTTTCAGAGGATTTTACAAGACTAGCTCGTTCGGCAAATTTATCTTTCATTGATGATCATTCCTTTTTTAGATTTTAAACTTTTAACATTAATTATTCGAATAGTCAGAAAAATAACTGTGGACAATTACCTTTATGAAATCAGACA
The genomic region above belongs to Priestia megaterium and contains:
- a CDS encoding aminotransferase-like domain-containing protein, which codes for MKDKFAERASLVKSSETREILKVTERPEVISFAGGLPAPELFPVEAMNEACRAVLNEDGAASLQYSTTEGYIPLREAISTRMKHIGIESTVSNILITSGSQQAIDLTGRLFLNDGDVVICESPTYLAAINVFKSYNATFVEVDMDEDGMIMEELEKKLRENPHAKFIYTIPDFQNPTGRTLTRERRQRMIELANAYDVLIVEDNPYGGVRFAGETLPPVKHFDTEGRVIYISTFSKIFAPGLRIGWVCADEAFIDKYVAFKQVADLHTDNFAQRVTAKYMELYDIEVHIQKIKAVYKERCTQMLSCIEEFFPENLSYSKPEGGLFIWVELPQGIDSAHIFSECLKNNVACVPGTPFFPNGTRNNALRLNYSNMSAEQIVEGMKRMGDVLHRELTRETTVL
- a CDS encoding dienelactone hydrolase family protein, whose protein sequence is MEKSNKAILLIHEIYGVNDHMKFMKEKLSKLEADIICPNLLSKDVPYRYEEEDMAYQNFVQNIGIDEGSRQINNMLIQLKQEYEEVGVIGFSVGATISWLCSENNLCDFVIGCYGSRIRDYINRRPVCPTLLIFSAEEQTFDVDCLINSLEQKREPLLEIKTFHGFHGFMNPFSQAFNKEAADQAFQTMSEFLKKHLADY